A DNA window from Vespula vulgaris chromosome 18, iyVesVulg1.1, whole genome shotgun sequence contains the following coding sequences:
- the LOC127070389 gene encoding uncharacterized protein LOC127070389 isoform X1, producing MECSEADAEAASSNAVDSDGSVSWEDFFGTSTDLVPQLLGMFDELARRGNGYEDHQVVLSASCNIPAALQKRLSLVPHSQRGSIFGQLCGEATKKGSSCNSGSNSNSNNSHRDKSVEMCERTEDTDTTSTIDVVVTQHGVDNNNDNDNNNDDDNNNNNNNDDDDDDDDEDEDEDEEDDEEEEEEERERERERREVVKVEKENDGNRLSINVIVQDDKKNSYVQETNSKNANGGTLTQLRYKRRCRSGRPLSGSSIASSTSSSGCSNQGNPSSATNPYLASVESLADTCASSQGSGDSGVVTVSEASCRIGNVTNGQRRDSAEGDTSSYRPRYCDPHRNPVERVLLEIVDTEAIYVEHLRQVIQGYLIFWRDDPTSFVHQLQLSDLFSNIEDIFKFNREFLKEIEKCAFDPVCVANTFIKHNSGFKVYTEYCTNYPRTVSVLTDLMGQEETAKAFRERQAALDHALPLGSFLLKPVQRILKYHLLLENLSKEYGAGCDARENEAEGRSAIEGALAAMTGIAKHINAMKRRHEHAVRVQEIQSLLYGWSGPDLTTSGELIAEGRFRMRGAKAPRHAFLFDRMLLLTKKKEDGLLVYKAHIMCSNLMLIESIPGEPLSFHVIPFDNPRLQYTLQARNLEQKREWTLQIKRVILENYNAVIPSHARQLFLQLGQTQHEDDSPTDKSSAKKLYSAPPEYLEKRKQERERRRSETGIRHKFKKSTRKSESPAIATEDSPASLRKNPNNETEMHDSRDQNLNRCSDGRTLKVKDRFTGWRRKSEPGFQSYVSLNQSDEDQKEETADNMETTLVESDRTINTSNEENKPTNSQQVETKENNEQQTATTTTTPAVAQTVEEIVGHILMQNQEFQKLLEKQRTSSSINVRQQQRFNKRISADTSDESDCENANYVGGTSNNRVRASHRETQRLVRTNNAWNSLSSASTRDTPQPALRLLYDNLKSSDGKTSVHETLNTKNNVNRVHEKRALFEAFKRQSIVTESKIIKTALRIRENSTSANEDSNDTGIRGSNDQDYSEKANEVQPSPERKDKPNDINQQDIIKEADESKGFGNYDNLQHVWEGLQEEQDVNGSDSPTRPAVWLTKLCEGLPTSPQKCGSLPRSFQINPNSQLSVTKSRFLQRDGKPMTERPFTIASDKPAEINLEDMERYASSCQPEGRIAKFPTSVSTSTSTFFCSLDDTLTDAYSEIHMVSPTTTNIHPDHKIYRATNGSTRFKNVLSKAGSRLQGLRNTLSTETLECSEEIERTKYFRSLSNGKSKRKGKSKHSRESSSDVEELVGCVPAAGPTDYRIPSLYYKQGSSSLGARIAQSDYADPTVLFAENKRNGSNEETRKIDENAKENERNKEEEDEEDEEGSSRETNRRESETDSFYERSFEIIENYVDVDGEEVFRDSAIFSDADDVLLMRTDIGGGEEGGGGATTSAGNKQKVAPPVPAKKKLECSSVSTTVSSIVQESNIVGKPYVAQKPDYLKIKSIFLRAQSSSSSSSSSSSSSSSNNSNSSSSPEGKISSIRSSFVKRDVDRKCMTNDVALNEGSGDTGNDDKDDVSAGQSQAGWVKKIVCQLQGHVET from the exons GTACGAGTACAGACCTGGTGCCACAATTATTGGGCATGTTCGACGAGCTGGCACGTCGTGGAAACGGTTACGAGGATCACCAAGTAGTCCTCTCAGCGTCTTGTAATATACCAGCGGCTTTGCAGAAACGATTGAGTTTGGTACCGCACTCACAACGAGGTTCCATATTCGGTCAGCTTTGTGGGGAGGCTACGAAGAAAGGTAGTAGCTGTAATAGcggtagtaatagtaatagtaataatagtcaCCGGGATAAGAGCGTGGAGATGTGTGAGAGAACGGAAGATACGGATACGACAAGTACGATAGACGTTGTGGTAACTCAACATGGTGttgacaacaacaacgacaacgacaacaacaacgacgacgataacaacaacaacaacaacaacgacgacgatgacgacgacgacgacgaggacgaggacgaggacgaagaggacgacgaggaggaggaagaggaggagagagagagagaaagagaaaggagggagGTGgtcaaagtagaaaaagaaaatgatggaaATAGATTGTCGATCAACGTTATCGTGCAAGACGATAAGAAGAATTCTTATGTACAAGAAACAAACAGCAAGAACGCCAATGGAGGAACGCTTACTCAGCTTAGGTATAAAAGAAGATGTAGAAGTGGAAGACCATTGTCTGGTAGTTCGATAGCCTCTAGTACATCGTCGAGTGGCTGTAGCAATCAGGGAAATCCATCGTCTGCGACTAATCCATATTTGGCTTCTGTCGAATCATTAGCTGATACCTGTGCCAGTTCTCAAG GTTCAGGCGATAGCGGAGTAGTCACCGTATCCGAAGCCAGCTGTCGTATTGGTAATGTTACCAATGGTCAAAGAAGGGACAGTGCTGAAGGGGACACTTCCTCCTATCGACCACGTTATTGCGATCCACATCGTAATCCCGTGGAAAGAGTATTGCTTGAAATTGTTGATACCGAAGCTATATATGTTGAACACTTGCGACAAGTTATACAG GGCTATCTCATATTTTGGAGAGACGATCCCACGTCGTTCGTACATCAGCTACAACTGAGCGACTTGTTCAGCAACATCGAGGACATTTTCAAGTTCAACAG AGAATTCCTAAAAGAAATCGAGAAATGTGCTTTTGATCCAGTTTGCGTGGCTAACACTTTCATCAAGCATAATTCAGGATTTAAGGTTTATACCGAATACTGCACGAATTATCCCAG aacTGTCTCTGTGTTAACCGACTTGATGGGACAAGAGGAAACGGCCAAAGCGTTTAGAGAAAGACAGGCAGCTTTAGATCACGCGTTACCTCTGGGATCATTTTTGTTGAAGCCTGTTCAAAGGATTCTCAAGTATCACTTGTTGCTAGAG AATTTATCGAAAGAGTATGGGGCAGGTTGTGACGCAAGAGAAAACGAGGCAGAAGGAAGAAGTGCAATCGAGGGTGCACTTGCAGCGATGACTGGCATCGCAAAACATATTAACGCGATGAAGAGAAGACACGAGCACGCAGTAAGAGTTCAAGAGATTCAATCGCTTCTTTATGGATGGTCCGGACCGGATTTAACTACCAGTGGTGAACTTATAGCTGAAGGTCGCTTCAGAATGAGAGGAGCAAAAGCACCGAGACACGCTTTTCTCTTCGACAGGATGTTACTTCTTaccaagaaaaaggaagatggtTTATTGGTCTACAAGGCTCATATCATG TGTTCCAATCTGATGCTGATCGAAAGCATCCCAGGAGAACCATTAAGCTTTCATGTGATACCCTTTGATAATCCAAGGTTGCAATATACATTGcag gCACGCAACCTGGAGCAAAAGAGGGAATGGACCTTgcaaataaaaagagtaatCCTTGAGAATTACAACGCTGTTATACCTTCTCACGCCAGGCAGCTGTTTCTACAACTTGGTCAGACTCAACACGAAG ACGATTCTCCGACCGACAAAAGCTCGGCGAAAAAGTTATACTCGGCGCCGCCGGAATATTTAGAGAAACGtaagcaagaaagagaaagaagaagatcaGAAACTGGTATAAGGCATAAGTTCAAAAAGAGTACAAGAAAATCTGAATCACCTGCTATCGCTAccgag GACTCACCGGCATCGTTAAGGAAAAATCCTAATAACGAGACTGAAATGCACGACTCGAGAGATCAGAATCTTAACAGGTGTTCCGACGGACGTACTCTCAAAGTaaag GATCGTTTCACCGGTTGGAGAAGAAAATCAGAGCCAGGATTTCAATCTTACGTTTCGTTGAATCAATCGGACGAGGATCAGAAAGAGGAGACGGCTGATAATATGGAAACGACTTTGGTTGAATCTGATCGTACGATCAATACCAGCAACGAGGAGAACAAGCCAACAAACTCTCAACAAGTTGAAACCAAAGAGAACAACGAACAACAGACtgcaactactactactacaccaGCAGTGGCCCAAACGGTTGAAGAAATAGTTGGTCATATCTTAATGCAGAATCAGGAGTTCCAAAAGTTGTTGGAAAAACAGAGAACGAGTAGTAGTATAAACGTGAGACAACAGCAAAGATTCAACAAGAGAATATCAGCTGACACTTCGGATGAAAGCGATTGTGAGAACGCTAATTACGTTGGTGGAACGTCGAACAATCGTGTCCGTGCGTCTCATCGTGAAACCCAGAGATTGGTGAGAACGAACAACGCATGGAACTCATTGTCCTCTGCTAGTACGCGTGACACACCACAGCCAGCTCTAAGGTTGCTCtatgataatttaaaatcatCGGATGGTAAGACAAGCGTACACGAGACATTGAATACAAAGAACAATGTAAATCGTGTACACGAAAAGAGAGCTCTTTTCGAAGCTTTCAAAAGACAAAGTATCGTGACTGAGAGTAAGATAATAAAGACGGCTTTGAGGATCAGAGAGAACTCTACATCTGCCAACGAGGATTCAAACGATACTGGTATACGTGGTAGTAACGATCAGGATTATTCGGAGAAGGCTAACGAAGTTCAACCGAGTCCCGAACGAAAGGACAAGCCCAATGATATCAATCAACAGGATATCATCAAAGAAGCTGACGAATCAAAAGGTTTCGGTAACTACGATAATCTCCAACATGTTTGGGAAGGTCTTCAAGAGGAACAAGACGTTAATGGAAGTGACAGTCCAACAAGGCCAGCCGTTTGGTTGACCAAACTCTGCGAAGGTTTACCAACTTCACCGCAAAAGTGTGGTTCCTTGCCTCGTAGCTTTCAGATCAATCCAAACTCGCAACTTAGCGTTACCAAATCTCGATTTCTTCAAAGAGATGGTAAACCAATGACCGAGAGACCTTTCACTATAGCCTCGGACAAGCCCGCCGAGATAAATCTCGAGGATATGGAAAGATACGCTTCGAGTTGTCAGCCCGAAGGTAGGATTGCCAAGTTCCCAACCTCGGTTTCTACTTCAACATCTACGTTTTTCTGTTCGCTCGACGACACTCTGACAGACGCGTATTCCGAAATTCACATGGTCTCACCTACTACGACCAACATTCATCCCGATCACAAAATCTATCGAGCTACTAACGGTAGTACGAGGTTCAAGAACGTATTGTCGAAGGCTGGGAGTCGTTTGCAAGGTCTCAGGAATACTCTCAGCACCGAAACTCTGGAATGTAgcgaagaaatagaaagaactaAATACTTTCGTTCGTTGAGCAATGgaaaatcaaagagaaaggGCAAATCCAAACATTCTAGAGAAAGTTCTTCGGACGTGGAGGAACTGGTTGGTTGTGTACCAGCTGCTGGACCAACCGATTATAGGATACCATCATTGTATTATAAACAAGGAAGTTCTAGTTTGGGTGCACGTATAGCACAGTCCGATTACGCAGACCCTACTGTTCTCTTTGCTGAAAACAAACGCAATGGTAGTAACGAGGAGACGAGAAAAATAGACGAGAacgcgaaagaaaatgaaagaaataaggaagaagaggatgaggaagacGAGGAGGGATCTTCTAGAGAAACTAATCGTCGTGAAAGCGAGACCGACAGTTTCTACGAGAGATCGTTCGAAATTATTGAGAATTATGTTGACGTTGATGGCGAGGAAGTTTTTAGGGACAGTGCAATATTCAGTGACGCTGATGATGTTCTTCTAATGCGTACAGATATTGGTGgaggagaggaaggaggaggtggagctACTACGTCAGCTggtaataaacaaaaagtcGCACCTCCGGTTCctgcgaaaaaaaaattagaatgtTCATCAGTGTCAACTACTGTATCGAGTATCGTGCAAGAAAGTAATATAGTTGGCAAGCCTTACGTAGCACAGAAACCTGATTACCTAAAGATAAAGTCGATCTTCTTGAGAGCacagagtagtagtagtagtagtagtagcagtagtagtagtagtagtagtaataatagtaatagtagtagtagtccaGAAggtaaaatttcttcgattagGTCGTCCTTTGTAAAAAGAGACGTTGACAGAAAGTGTATGACGAATGATGTTGCATTGAATGAAGGATCCGGCGATACTGGTAACGATGATAAGGATGATGTATCAGCTGGACAGAGTCAGGCTGGTTGGGTTAAGAAAATAGTTTGTCAATTGCAAGGACACGTTGagacataa
- the LOC127070389 gene encoding uncharacterized protein LOC127070389 isoform X2, whose translation MNNNTMRVERTSTDLVPQLLGMFDELARRGNGYEDHQVVLSASCNIPAALQKRLSLVPHSQRGSIFGQLCGEATKKGSSCNSGSNSNSNNSHRDKSVEMCERTEDTDTTSTIDVVVTQHGVDNNNDNDNNNDDDNNNNNNNDDDDDDDDEDEDEDEEDDEEEEEEERERERERREVVKVEKENDGNRLSINVIVQDDKKNSYVQETNSKNANGGTLTQLRYKRRCRSGRPLSGSSIASSTSSSGCSNQGNPSSATNPYLASVESLADTCASSQGSGDSGVVTVSEASCRIGNVTNGQRRDSAEGDTSSYRPRYCDPHRNPVERVLLEIVDTEAIYVEHLRQVIQGYLIFWRDDPTSFVHQLQLSDLFSNIEDIFKFNREFLKEIEKCAFDPVCVANTFIKHNSGFKVYTEYCTNYPRTVSVLTDLMGQEETAKAFRERQAALDHALPLGSFLLKPVQRILKYHLLLENLSKEYGAGCDARENEAEGRSAIEGALAAMTGIAKHINAMKRRHEHAVRVQEIQSLLYGWSGPDLTTSGELIAEGRFRMRGAKAPRHAFLFDRMLLLTKKKEDGLLVYKAHIMCSNLMLIESIPGEPLSFHVIPFDNPRLQYTLQARNLEQKREWTLQIKRVILENYNAVIPSHARQLFLQLGQTQHEDDSPTDKSSAKKLYSAPPEYLEKRKQERERRRSETGIRHKFKKSTRKSESPAIATEDSPASLRKNPNNETEMHDSRDQNLNRCSDGRTLKVKDRFTGWRRKSEPGFQSYVSLNQSDEDQKEETADNMETTLVESDRTINTSNEENKPTNSQQVETKENNEQQTATTTTTPAVAQTVEEIVGHILMQNQEFQKLLEKQRTSSSINVRQQQRFNKRISADTSDESDCENANYVGGTSNNRVRASHRETQRLVRTNNAWNSLSSASTRDTPQPALRLLYDNLKSSDGKTSVHETLNTKNNVNRVHEKRALFEAFKRQSIVTESKIIKTALRIRENSTSANEDSNDTGIRGSNDQDYSEKANEVQPSPERKDKPNDINQQDIIKEADESKGFGNYDNLQHVWEGLQEEQDVNGSDSPTRPAVWLTKLCEGLPTSPQKCGSLPRSFQINPNSQLSVTKSRFLQRDGKPMTERPFTIASDKPAEINLEDMERYASSCQPEGRIAKFPTSVSTSTSTFFCSLDDTLTDAYSEIHMVSPTTTNIHPDHKIYRATNGSTRFKNVLSKAGSRLQGLRNTLSTETLECSEEIERTKYFRSLSNGKSKRKGKSKHSRESSSDVEELVGCVPAAGPTDYRIPSLYYKQGSSSLGARIAQSDYADPTVLFAENKRNGSNEETRKIDENAKENERNKEEEDEEDEEGSSRETNRRESETDSFYERSFEIIENYVDVDGEEVFRDSAIFSDADDVLLMRTDIGGGEEGGGGATTSAGNKQKVAPPVPAKKKLECSSVSTTVSSIVQESNIVGKPYVAQKPDYLKIKSIFLRAQSSSSSSSSSSSSSSSNNSNSSSSPEGKISSIRSSFVKRDVDRKCMTNDVALNEGSGDTGNDDKDDVSAGQSQAGWVKKIVCQLQGHVET comes from the exons GTACGAGTACAGACCTGGTGCCACAATTATTGGGCATGTTCGACGAGCTGGCACGTCGTGGAAACGGTTACGAGGATCACCAAGTAGTCCTCTCAGCGTCTTGTAATATACCAGCGGCTTTGCAGAAACGATTGAGTTTGGTACCGCACTCACAACGAGGTTCCATATTCGGTCAGCTTTGTGGGGAGGCTACGAAGAAAGGTAGTAGCTGTAATAGcggtagtaatagtaatagtaataatagtcaCCGGGATAAGAGCGTGGAGATGTGTGAGAGAACGGAAGATACGGATACGACAAGTACGATAGACGTTGTGGTAACTCAACATGGTGttgacaacaacaacgacaacgacaacaacaacgacgacgataacaacaacaacaacaacaacgacgacgatgacgacgacgacgacgaggacgaggacgaggacgaagaggacgacgaggaggaggaagaggaggagagagagagagaaagagaaaggagggagGTGgtcaaagtagaaaaagaaaatgatggaaATAGATTGTCGATCAACGTTATCGTGCAAGACGATAAGAAGAATTCTTATGTACAAGAAACAAACAGCAAGAACGCCAATGGAGGAACGCTTACTCAGCTTAGGTATAAAAGAAGATGTAGAAGTGGAAGACCATTGTCTGGTAGTTCGATAGCCTCTAGTACATCGTCGAGTGGCTGTAGCAATCAGGGAAATCCATCGTCTGCGACTAATCCATATTTGGCTTCTGTCGAATCATTAGCTGATACCTGTGCCAGTTCTCAAG GTTCAGGCGATAGCGGAGTAGTCACCGTATCCGAAGCCAGCTGTCGTATTGGTAATGTTACCAATGGTCAAAGAAGGGACAGTGCTGAAGGGGACACTTCCTCCTATCGACCACGTTATTGCGATCCACATCGTAATCCCGTGGAAAGAGTATTGCTTGAAATTGTTGATACCGAAGCTATATATGTTGAACACTTGCGACAAGTTATACAG GGCTATCTCATATTTTGGAGAGACGATCCCACGTCGTTCGTACATCAGCTACAACTGAGCGACTTGTTCAGCAACATCGAGGACATTTTCAAGTTCAACAG AGAATTCCTAAAAGAAATCGAGAAATGTGCTTTTGATCCAGTTTGCGTGGCTAACACTTTCATCAAGCATAATTCAGGATTTAAGGTTTATACCGAATACTGCACGAATTATCCCAG aacTGTCTCTGTGTTAACCGACTTGATGGGACAAGAGGAAACGGCCAAAGCGTTTAGAGAAAGACAGGCAGCTTTAGATCACGCGTTACCTCTGGGATCATTTTTGTTGAAGCCTGTTCAAAGGATTCTCAAGTATCACTTGTTGCTAGAG AATTTATCGAAAGAGTATGGGGCAGGTTGTGACGCAAGAGAAAACGAGGCAGAAGGAAGAAGTGCAATCGAGGGTGCACTTGCAGCGATGACTGGCATCGCAAAACATATTAACGCGATGAAGAGAAGACACGAGCACGCAGTAAGAGTTCAAGAGATTCAATCGCTTCTTTATGGATGGTCCGGACCGGATTTAACTACCAGTGGTGAACTTATAGCTGAAGGTCGCTTCAGAATGAGAGGAGCAAAAGCACCGAGACACGCTTTTCTCTTCGACAGGATGTTACTTCTTaccaagaaaaaggaagatggtTTATTGGTCTACAAGGCTCATATCATG TGTTCCAATCTGATGCTGATCGAAAGCATCCCAGGAGAACCATTAAGCTTTCATGTGATACCCTTTGATAATCCAAGGTTGCAATATACATTGcag gCACGCAACCTGGAGCAAAAGAGGGAATGGACCTTgcaaataaaaagagtaatCCTTGAGAATTACAACGCTGTTATACCTTCTCACGCCAGGCAGCTGTTTCTACAACTTGGTCAGACTCAACACGAAG ACGATTCTCCGACCGACAAAAGCTCGGCGAAAAAGTTATACTCGGCGCCGCCGGAATATTTAGAGAAACGtaagcaagaaagagaaagaagaagatcaGAAACTGGTATAAGGCATAAGTTCAAAAAGAGTACAAGAAAATCTGAATCACCTGCTATCGCTAccgag GACTCACCGGCATCGTTAAGGAAAAATCCTAATAACGAGACTGAAATGCACGACTCGAGAGATCAGAATCTTAACAGGTGTTCCGACGGACGTACTCTCAAAGTaaag GATCGTTTCACCGGTTGGAGAAGAAAATCAGAGCCAGGATTTCAATCTTACGTTTCGTTGAATCAATCGGACGAGGATCAGAAAGAGGAGACGGCTGATAATATGGAAACGACTTTGGTTGAATCTGATCGTACGATCAATACCAGCAACGAGGAGAACAAGCCAACAAACTCTCAACAAGTTGAAACCAAAGAGAACAACGAACAACAGACtgcaactactactactacaccaGCAGTGGCCCAAACGGTTGAAGAAATAGTTGGTCATATCTTAATGCAGAATCAGGAGTTCCAAAAGTTGTTGGAAAAACAGAGAACGAGTAGTAGTATAAACGTGAGACAACAGCAAAGATTCAACAAGAGAATATCAGCTGACACTTCGGATGAAAGCGATTGTGAGAACGCTAATTACGTTGGTGGAACGTCGAACAATCGTGTCCGTGCGTCTCATCGTGAAACCCAGAGATTGGTGAGAACGAACAACGCATGGAACTCATTGTCCTCTGCTAGTACGCGTGACACACCACAGCCAGCTCTAAGGTTGCTCtatgataatttaaaatcatCGGATGGTAAGACAAGCGTACACGAGACATTGAATACAAAGAACAATGTAAATCGTGTACACGAAAAGAGAGCTCTTTTCGAAGCTTTCAAAAGACAAAGTATCGTGACTGAGAGTAAGATAATAAAGACGGCTTTGAGGATCAGAGAGAACTCTACATCTGCCAACGAGGATTCAAACGATACTGGTATACGTGGTAGTAACGATCAGGATTATTCGGAGAAGGCTAACGAAGTTCAACCGAGTCCCGAACGAAAGGACAAGCCCAATGATATCAATCAACAGGATATCATCAAAGAAGCTGACGAATCAAAAGGTTTCGGTAACTACGATAATCTCCAACATGTTTGGGAAGGTCTTCAAGAGGAACAAGACGTTAATGGAAGTGACAGTCCAACAAGGCCAGCCGTTTGGTTGACCAAACTCTGCGAAGGTTTACCAACTTCACCGCAAAAGTGTGGTTCCTTGCCTCGTAGCTTTCAGATCAATCCAAACTCGCAACTTAGCGTTACCAAATCTCGATTTCTTCAAAGAGATGGTAAACCAATGACCGAGAGACCTTTCACTATAGCCTCGGACAAGCCCGCCGAGATAAATCTCGAGGATATGGAAAGATACGCTTCGAGTTGTCAGCCCGAAGGTAGGATTGCCAAGTTCCCAACCTCGGTTTCTACTTCAACATCTACGTTTTTCTGTTCGCTCGACGACACTCTGACAGACGCGTATTCCGAAATTCACATGGTCTCACCTACTACGACCAACATTCATCCCGATCACAAAATCTATCGAGCTACTAACGGTAGTACGAGGTTCAAGAACGTATTGTCGAAGGCTGGGAGTCGTTTGCAAGGTCTCAGGAATACTCTCAGCACCGAAACTCTGGAATGTAgcgaagaaatagaaagaactaAATACTTTCGTTCGTTGAGCAATGgaaaatcaaagagaaaggGCAAATCCAAACATTCTAGAGAAAGTTCTTCGGACGTGGAGGAACTGGTTGGTTGTGTACCAGCTGCTGGACCAACCGATTATAGGATACCATCATTGTATTATAAACAAGGAAGTTCTAGTTTGGGTGCACGTATAGCACAGTCCGATTACGCAGACCCTACTGTTCTCTTTGCTGAAAACAAACGCAATGGTAGTAACGAGGAGACGAGAAAAATAGACGAGAacgcgaaagaaaatgaaagaaataaggaagaagaggatgaggaagacGAGGAGGGATCTTCTAGAGAAACTAATCGTCGTGAAAGCGAGACCGACAGTTTCTACGAGAGATCGTTCGAAATTATTGAGAATTATGTTGACGTTGATGGCGAGGAAGTTTTTAGGGACAGTGCAATATTCAGTGACGCTGATGATGTTCTTCTAATGCGTACAGATATTGGTGgaggagaggaaggaggaggtggagctACTACGTCAGCTggtaataaacaaaaagtcGCACCTCCGGTTCctgcgaaaaaaaaattagaatgtTCATCAGTGTCAACTACTGTATCGAGTATCGTGCAAGAAAGTAATATAGTTGGCAAGCCTTACGTAGCACAGAAACCTGATTACCTAAAGATAAAGTCGATCTTCTTGAGAGCacagagtagtagtagtagtagtagtagcagtagtagtagtagtagtagtaataatagtaatagtagtagtagtccaGAAggtaaaatttcttcgattagGTCGTCCTTTGTAAAAAGAGACGTTGACAGAAAGTGTATGACGAATGATGTTGCATTGAATGAAGGATCCGGCGATACTGGTAACGATGATAAGGATGATGTATCAGCTGGACAGAGTCAGGCTGGTTGGGTTAAGAAAATAGTTTGTCAATTGCAAGGACACGTTGagacataa